From the Malus domestica chromosome 17, GDT2T_hap1 genome, one window contains:
- the LOC103405081 gene encoding uncharacterized protein isoform X2 has protein sequence MRILCWWTCAFTEGASVQQGHIQGHQESQRSQEVKLEDQEDPVTTKTAQNTVTCVYLANIATCWRKVTIIWCKNLMNHSLSIRIDSLDGGFHYTCKIDLKPWNFWSKKGYKSFEVEGNQGEVCWDLHSAKFGGGPEPCSNFYVALVCDEEIVLLLGDMKKKAYKRTKSRPALVEALLYHKKENVFAKKSFATRVKFDENIKEHDIVVESSTSGSIDPEMWISIDGFVLIHVKNLQWKFRGNQTVMVNMQPVQVFWDVHDWLFSSPGTGHGLFIFKPGPPESESDHDRDGNGGIDSDHSSPYYSTQTSNSTSSDFCLFLHAYKIE, from the exons ATGCGCATTCTTTGCTGGTGGACTTGTGCATTCACAGAGGGAGCAAGTGTTCAACAAG GCCATATCCAAGGGCACCAAGAATCCCAAAGATCCCAAGAGGTTAAGTT AGAAGATCAAGAAGACCCTGTGACAACAAAAACCGCACAAAACACGGTGACTTGCGTCTACCTTGCAAATATTGCGACATGTTGGCGGAAGGTGACGATCATATGGTGTAAGAACCTCATGAACCATTCCCTCAGCATTCGGATTGATAGCTTAGACGGCGGTTTTCATTATACGTGCAAAATCGACCTAAAGCCATGgaatttttggagcaaaaaaggGTATAAGTCATTCGAGGTCGAAGGGAATCAAGGGGAGGTTTGTTGGGATCTTCATTCTGCAAAATTTGGCGGCGGCCCAGAACCTTGTTCTAACTTTTATGTTGCTCTTGTTTGCGATGAGGAGATTGTGTTGTTATTGGGAGACATGAAGAAAAAGGCATACAAGAGAACAAAATCCAGACCAGCCCTTGTGGAGGCACTTTTATACCACAAAAAAGAAAACGTGTTTGCCAAGAAAAGTTTTGCCACAAGAGTGAAGTTTGATGAGAATATAAAAGAGCATGACATTGTCGTGGAGAGCTCAACATCGGGCTCCATAGACCCCGAAATGTGGATCAGCATAGATGGGTTTGTGTTGATTCATGTCAAGAATCTGCAGTGGAAATTCAGAGGGAATCAGACCGTAATGGTGAACATGCAACCGGTTCAAGTTTTCTGGGACGTGCACGATTGGCTTTTCAGCAGCCCCGGGACTGGGCACGGGCTGTTTATTTTCAAGCCAGGGCCGCCGGAATCAGAGAGCGATCACGACAGAGATGGCAACGGCGGCATAGACAGTGATCATAGCAGTCCTTATTATTCAACTCAGACTAGTAACTCAACATCTTCTGACTTCTGCCTGTTTCTTCATGCATATAAGATTGAGTGA
- the LOC103405081 gene encoding uncharacterized protein isoform X1, with the protein MRILCWWTCAFTEGASVQQVSHQSPSMSIGHIQGHQESQRSQEVKLEDQEDPVTTKTAQNTVTCVYLANIATCWRKVTIIWCKNLMNHSLSIRIDSLDGGFHYTCKIDLKPWNFWSKKGYKSFEVEGNQGEVCWDLHSAKFGGGPEPCSNFYVALVCDEEIVLLLGDMKKKAYKRTKSRPALVEALLYHKKENVFAKKSFATRVKFDENIKEHDIVVESSTSGSIDPEMWISIDGFVLIHVKNLQWKFRGNQTVMVNMQPVQVFWDVHDWLFSSPGTGHGLFIFKPGPPESESDHDRDGNGGIDSDHSSPYYSTQTSNSTSSDFCLFLHAYKIE; encoded by the exons ATGCGCATTCTTTGCTGGTGGACTTGTGCATTCACAGAGGGAGCAAGTGTTCAACAAG TTTCTCATCAATCTCCATCCATGTCAATAGGCCATATCCAAGGGCACCAAGAATCCCAAAGATCCCAAGAGGTTAAGTT AGAAGATCAAGAAGACCCTGTGACAACAAAAACCGCACAAAACACGGTGACTTGCGTCTACCTTGCAAATATTGCGACATGTTGGCGGAAGGTGACGATCATATGGTGTAAGAACCTCATGAACCATTCCCTCAGCATTCGGATTGATAGCTTAGACGGCGGTTTTCATTATACGTGCAAAATCGACCTAAAGCCATGgaatttttggagcaaaaaaggGTATAAGTCATTCGAGGTCGAAGGGAATCAAGGGGAGGTTTGTTGGGATCTTCATTCTGCAAAATTTGGCGGCGGCCCAGAACCTTGTTCTAACTTTTATGTTGCTCTTGTTTGCGATGAGGAGATTGTGTTGTTATTGGGAGACATGAAGAAAAAGGCATACAAGAGAACAAAATCCAGACCAGCCCTTGTGGAGGCACTTTTATACCACAAAAAAGAAAACGTGTTTGCCAAGAAAAGTTTTGCCACAAGAGTGAAGTTTGATGAGAATATAAAAGAGCATGACATTGTCGTGGAGAGCTCAACATCGGGCTCCATAGACCCCGAAATGTGGATCAGCATAGATGGGTTTGTGTTGATTCATGTCAAGAATCTGCAGTGGAAATTCAGAGGGAATCAGACCGTAATGGTGAACATGCAACCGGTTCAAGTTTTCTGGGACGTGCACGATTGGCTTTTCAGCAGCCCCGGGACTGGGCACGGGCTGTTTATTTTCAAGCCAGGGCCGCCGGAATCAGAGAGCGATCACGACAGAGATGGCAACGGCGGCATAGACAGTGATCATAGCAGTCCTTATTATTCAACTCAGACTAGTAACTCAACATCTTCTGACTTCTGCCTGTTTCTTCATGCATATAAGATTGAGTGA